The sequence below is a genomic window from Dyadobacter chenwenxiniae.
CGCTGACTGGATTTATGCTGATCCTGCAAGGCGTAATGCAAATCATGAAAAAGTGGTGCTGCTAGGCGATTGCACGCCAGATATAGTCGAGCATTTGCCCATATTATTCGAGCGCGCGCCCAATGTGCTGCTCAAAACCTCTCCGCTGCTTGACATTGATCTGGCTGCTAAATCGCTCAGAAATCTCAAAGAAGTGCATGTGATCGGCTATGAAGGTGAATGTAAGGAGTTGCTGTTTGTATTGAAAAAAGACTGGATTGCGGATATATTTGACATTAAGGTGCGGATTATCAATAGCGCAGGCGAAGTTCTGAATAAGCTGGATTTAACCCGTGAAACGGAGCAACTGGCCCAGGTTCAGTATACAAAGCCATTGAAATATCTATACGAACCGCACGCCGCTGTTCTGAAGGCGGGTGCATTCAGGACCATTTGCAGCACTTACTCACTTTCCAAACTCGCCATTAACACTCAGTTATATACGTCGGACGACTTGATCAATGAGTTTCCCGGACGTGTTTTTGAAGTGGTTGCAGTTTGCAAACCGGCCATGCGTGAGGTTAAGAAGGTTATTGAAGGCGATAAGGCGAACTTGACCGTCCGTAACTTCCCTGCCAGTGTTGAGGATCTGAGAAAAAAATTAAAGCTAAAAGATGGCGGCAAATTTTATCTCTTTGCCACCTCGCTTCCTCATAGTGCTAGAGTAATGATCGTTACAGTGAAACCGTCGCGTTAAAGGAATTTCTCTGCATATTCCTTTTCGGAAAACCCGATTGCCACAGCTTTCCCGGATTCGTCTTCAACGAGCGGGCGCTTGATGACCGACGTATGTGCCATCATGAGTTTCGCCGCCGATTTTTCGTCCGTTATTAAGGCCTTTTCTTCGTCGGAAAGGCCTTTCCATGTTGTGCTGGCCTTGTTTACAACCTTGTCCCAGGGCAAACTCTCGAACCATACTTTGATCCTGTCCTTGCTGATGCCTTCCGTTTTGTAATTGTGAAATGCATATTCAATGTTATTTTTTTCAAGCCACGTGCGTGTTTTCTTAACTGTATCACAATTAGGTATTCCGTAAACCGTCAACATAAAAATAATTTATTCAATAAAAACTAAACTTCTCTAATAACTGGCTCTTCCTGAACCAGGTCTGAATTATGCATTTTCTGATCGTCCAATTCACCCTCCCAGCGTGCTATGACCGCCGTTGCCAGGCAGTTTCCTGTTACATTTACAGAAGTCCGCGCCATATCCATCAGCTCGTCGATGCCCATAATCAGCAACACAGGCCACTCTGGCATTCCAAAATTGGCAATGGCACCGAGCAGGATCACCAATGTTGCCCTTGGAATTCCTGCAACACCTTTACTGGTCAGCATCAGTAGCAAAACCATTGTTAGTTGCTGTCCTATGGACATTTCTGTGCCAGTGGCCTGGGCCACAAATACGGTTGCCAAGGCTAAATACAATGTAGAACCATCCAGATTGAAGCTATAACCGGTCGGCATAACGAATGAAACGATCTGGCGGGGAACCCCGAATTTCTCCATTTTCTCCATCGCCTTTGGCAGCGCAGATTCAGAGCTTGTTGTTGCGAATGCTATGGAAACCGGCTCGAAAATGGCCTTAGCAAATTTGATCACCGGAATTCTTGCGATCAACGCAATGGGAACAAAAACAATGAGGATAAAGACGATCAATGCGCAGTACAATGTTGCCAGTAAAAGCGCAAGATTTCTCAGCACGTCAATTCCCATGTGACCTACCGTTTCGGCAATGGCAGCGCCTACACCAATCGGTGCAAAAAGCATGATGATTTTTGTGAATTTAAACATCACCTCCGCTAGTAATTCCACCCCGTGAACAAATTTCTCTTTCTTCGCAGCTGGCAGCAATGCAAGGCTTATGCCAAACAAAACGCTGAATACAACGATTTGAAGCACTTCTCCATGGTAAATTGACTTGGCAATATTTTCAGGGAATGAATGCAGCACAATGTCCTGCCAGGTTTGCTCCGCCACTTTCGGCAAAGTGGCATTCAATGATTCGGGAGGAATGATGCCTACGCCCGGTTTGAACCAGTTAGCAAAAAACAAGCCGATCAGCAGGGCAAATGTGGTCACGACTTCAAAATAAAGCAATGATTTCCAGCCCATTCTACCCACTTGTTTCAAATCCGAATGTCCGGCGATCCCCGTTACAAGCGTTGCGAAAAGCAATGGGGCAATCACGGTTTTGATCATCTGCAAAAAGATCTGCCGCAGAAAATGCAGCTCCGTGCCCATCTTTGGAAAATCATAACCAATCTCCGTTCCAACGAGCATGGAAATCAGGATGGAAGTGGTTAAATTCCTTTTAAGGATGGCAAATATGATCAATCCGGCTAGTGCAGCCCAGCGAAGACTAAGTAAGACCGTGTCGGATAAAGAGATGATATCGTAGGCATTGAGCACAGTGGCTATTGCAGCAATGGTAACTAGGACAATGTTGATGATGGTAATCTTGCTCTTCATACAGGATATTGGAATGGAGAATCGGTTTCAACAGTAAACTTATAAAAAATCAATTTAAGCCCAACTATCAACAAAGACGCATTTAAGGCGAAACACAAAATTTATCATATGTTTTGGACAATATTATTTAATGATTGTATTAAACTATACACGTTCTGAAAAATAAATATTGGTTTGACTCAATTTTAAAGTGCGTCTTAGAAATTTGAAAAGATTGGGTTTGCCTGCGAATCGTCAACGGTCCACAACCTATAAATTATCTTTGTTTTAAAAGGGGCACGATTCTTTGGTTTGAGTCTGTAAATTTGATATGTTCGGAAATACATCATTCGAATTACAAAAACAGGCCCTGACAATGAACAAGATCCTTATCCCTATTGACTTTTCCGAAAACGCGGAGCGTGCATTGGCTGCGGCAAAGATTATCGCTGAAAAAGAGACTACCCAGCTTCTGATATTGCATGCTTATCAGCCTTATATAGCGGACGTTAACCTTACGCCCGGCAATGTGCTGCCCGGGATTGACGGCAGCGATTTCCTCTCCATGACCGGAGAACTGGAAGAAGAATTCCAGAAAAGACTGGAACGTTATATAGAAGAAATTGAGGCGGAAGGTTATCAGGCAGAGGCAATTTGGGGCATTGGCAGCGTGCAATCTGCTGTTGAGGAAGCCATCGAAGCCCATAATCCTGGCTTAATCGTCATCGGCAGAACCGGAACAGGTGGTTTTCTGGATAAACTGGTTGGCAGTTCTGCTACGGGCATTGCGCTCCATTCGACTTGTCCTGTGTTGGTAATTCCACCGCAAAGCACCCCAAAGAAATTTCAGAAGGTCGTATATGCCTCTCAGTTTGAATACGACGAAACAGACATTTTGCGGGAAGTTTACGTGCTTATGAATCACCTTGGGGCTAATCTGACGCTGCTGAAAATACAATCGGATTCACAGCCGGACATTCAGGCGGATCATCAATATATTAGTGAAATCAAATCCAATTTCTCTATCGCGGACGATAACATTGTGTTTCGCAAAGCACGGCATGTGCTGGATGGCATAGAGGAATATTGTGACGAAGTAGGAGCTGATTTGCTGATCATGTCGTCGCGCGAGCGCTCATTTATTGAAGAATTCCTGATCAATCCAAGCATTACACGGAAACTGATTATTGACACACACGTGCCGTTGCTGGTTTTTCACTTAAAGTAAAACGCCTTGAATAATGCAGTGAACAAACGGACTTTTCAGCCGGAAGATCTGATTCCGGGGAACCGCAAGCCGAAAAAATATAAGAAAAATCTGCTGACCTCTCCCGGGACACTAACTTATATTGGTCCGGATGTTGAGTTAAAGACCAAAATCCGGAAAATCGTTTACAATGATCAGATCTTCCGGGACCAGCCGGTGAAATCGCTGCTGGATTGCAGCCCTGAAACTTCCGGTAAAAAAGCGGTTACCTGGCTTGATGTGGATGGGATCCATGAAACCACATTAATAGCGAAAATTGGGAAGCTGTATCAGCTGCACCCGCTTTTGCTGGAAGATGTGGTGAACACGGAGCACAAGCCGAAACTGGAAATATACGACAGCGGACATTTGTTCCTGACTCTGAAAATGCTGCATGTCGATTCGGAATCGCCGATTTGTATTTCTGCGGAACACGTCAGTTTTGTATTGGGAACAGATTACTTACTGTCATTTCAGGAAGAGCTTAGCAATGATATTTTCACGCCAGTACTGGAAAGGTTGCAGGCTTCTGTGGGTAAAACACGCAGGAATGGGGCTGATTATTTGCTTTTTGCATTAATGGACATCGTGATTGACAATTATTTCATCGTGCTGGAAAAACTGGGAGACAGCCTGGATACGGTGGAAGACCAGGTGATCCGGGGTACTGAAGAACTATCGCTGAAAGAACTTTACTCGCTCAAACGCGAGTTGACCATGGCCAGAAGGGTTATATGGCCGCTGCGTGATATGATCAACCAGTTGATCCGTGAGGATAATCCATTGATAAATAAGGATACAATCCCCTATCTGCGCGATCTCTACGATCATGCGATGCAAGTTTTGGACACCATTGACTCGTATCGCGAACTCGTAGCAAGCCTTGCGGACGTGCACTTGT
It includes:
- a CDS encoding class I SAM-dependent methyltransferase; the protein is MNEHTPHSMETEPGFSLPEIEFIQAHLRENVSDLMLRGKPTKGLDIKKLAEQIQSRQKALKKLPEWSANHKLVFPAALSVEQSSSEATARYKATLLSGDQLIDITGGMGVDCYYMQENFQDVHYFEQQPAVAEAAKYNFAQLGVNNITVHAVDSIETLKAESFSADWIYADPARRNANHEKVVLLGDCTPDIVEHLPILFERAPNVLLKTSPLLDIDLAAKSLRNLKEVHVIGYEGECKELLFVLKKDWIADIFDIKVRIINSAGEVLNKLDLTRETEQLAQVQYTKPLKYLYEPHAAVLKAGAFRTICSTYSLSKLAINTQLYTSDDLINEFPGRVFEVVAVCKPAMREVKKVIEGDKANLTVRNFPASVEDLRKKLKLKDGGKFYLFATSLPHSARVMIVTVKPSR
- a CDS encoding ArsC family reductase, with amino-acid sequence MLTVYGIPNCDTVKKTRTWLEKNNIEYAFHNYKTEGISKDRIKVWFESLPWDKVVNKASTTWKGLSDEEKALITDEKSAAKLMMAHTSVIKRPLVEDESGKAVAIGFSEKEYAEKFL
- a CDS encoding dicarboxylate/amino acid:cation symporter, coding for MKSKITIINIVLVTIAAIATVLNAYDIISLSDTVLLSLRWAALAGLIIFAILKRNLTTSILISMLVGTEIGYDFPKMGTELHFLRQIFLQMIKTVIAPLLFATLVTGIAGHSDLKQVGRMGWKSLLYFEVVTTFALLIGLFFANWFKPGVGIIPPESLNATLPKVAEQTWQDIVLHSFPENIAKSIYHGEVLQIVVFSVLFGISLALLPAAKKEKFVHGVELLAEVMFKFTKIIMLFAPIGVGAAIAETVGHMGIDVLRNLALLLATLYCALIVFILIVFVPIALIARIPVIKFAKAIFEPVSIAFATTSSESALPKAMEKMEKFGVPRQIVSFVMPTGYSFNLDGSTLYLALATVFVAQATGTEMSIGQQLTMVLLLMLTSKGVAGIPRATLVILLGAIANFGMPEWPVLLIMGIDELMDMARTSVNVTGNCLATAVIARWEGELDDQKMHNSDLVQEEPVIREV
- a CDS encoding universal stress protein, encoding MNKILIPIDFSENAERALAAAKIIAEKETTQLLILHAYQPYIADVNLTPGNVLPGIDGSDFLSMTGELEEEFQKRLERYIEEIEAEGYQAEAIWGIGSVQSAVEEAIEAHNPGLIVIGRTGTGGFLDKLVGSSATGIALHSTCPVLVIPPQSTPKKFQKVVYASQFEYDETDILREVYVLMNHLGANLTLLKIQSDSQPDIQADHQYISEIKSNFSIADDNIVFRKARHVLDGIEEYCDEVGADLLIMSSRERSFIEEFLINPSITRKLIIDTHVPLLVFHLK
- the corA gene encoding magnesium/cobalt transporter CorA; this encodes MNNAVNKRTFQPEDLIPGNRKPKKYKKNLLTSPGTLTYIGPDVELKTKIRKIVYNDQIFRDQPVKSLLDCSPETSGKKAVTWLDVDGIHETTLIAKIGKLYQLHPLLLEDVVNTEHKPKLEIYDSGHLFLTLKMLHVDSESPICISAEHVSFVLGTDYLLSFQEELSNDIFTPVLERLQASVGKTRRNGADYLLFALMDIVIDNYFIVLEKLGDSLDTVEDQVIRGTEELSLKELYSLKRELTMARRVIWPLRDMINQLIREDNPLINKDTIPYLRDLYDHAMQVLDTIDSYRELVASLADVHLSTISNRMNSVMKTLTIFSAVFMPLTFIVGVYGMNFDNMPELRMHYGYYYVWGLMIAVTIGLIFYFKSKKWM